One genomic segment of Rubripirellula amarantea includes these proteins:
- a CDS encoding DUF669 domain-containing protein has protein sequence MANLQGFDANQVEPADDLEPIPVGKYVAVITDSEMKPTKSGTGNYLQLTFQIVEGEFANRLLWVRLNLDNPNATAVDIARRELSSICRSVGVLVPTDSADLHNLPCLIHVRVKRRNDTGELQNEIKGYSARDAKAALTAASETPPGVATSVQDAPAAETPPWKR, from the coding sequence ATGGCCAACCTCCAGGGCTTTGATGCCAACCAAGTCGAACCAGCCGACGACCTCGAGCCCATCCCGGTCGGCAAGTATGTCGCGGTCATCACGGACAGCGAAATGAAGCCGACGAAATCGGGAACCGGAAATTACTTGCAGTTGACGTTTCAGATCGTGGAGGGAGAGTTCGCAAACCGTCTTCTCTGGGTGCGACTCAACCTCGACAACCCCAATGCGACCGCGGTGGATATCGCTCGGCGGGAGTTGTCTTCGATCTGTCGGTCGGTCGGCGTCTTGGTGCCCACCGACTCCGCGGACCTGCACAACTTGCCGTGCTTGATCCACGTCCGCGTCAAACGCCGCAACGACACCGGCGAACTGCAAAACGAGATCAAAGGGTATTCCGCTCGCGACGCAAAGGCCGCGCTTACCGCGGCGAGCGAAACGCCGCCTGGCGTCGCAACGTCGGTGCAGGACGCACCGGCGGCGGAAACCCCTCCGTGGAAACGTTGA
- a CDS encoding ATP-binding protein has translation MTNLLETIQSGRQSKPPRVLLYGVEGIGKSTFGSEAPKPIFIQTEDGLDEINCDRFPLATTFDDVVAALKTLANEKHDYETVVIDSLDWLERLVWDKLCQQYAVESIEKVDGGYARGYMHALSLWREVLDVLGVLRSRGMVIVLIAHSKVERFEDPESSPYDRYSPRLHKHAAALIKEWCDAVLFATRKMRTQSEDGGFNRKRTIAHAIGKDGGERVVRAYGSPTCVAKNRYGIREELPLSWTAFINAMSAN, from the coding sequence ATGACCAATTTACTCGAAACCATCCAATCTGGCCGGCAATCGAAGCCGCCGCGTGTCTTGCTTTACGGCGTCGAAGGTATCGGCAAGTCCACCTTCGGCAGCGAAGCCCCCAAGCCGATCTTCATTCAAACCGAAGATGGGCTTGATGAGATCAACTGTGACCGCTTTCCGCTGGCGACGACGTTTGATGATGTCGTCGCGGCGTTGAAGACGCTCGCCAATGAGAAACACGATTACGAAACCGTCGTGATCGACTCGCTCGACTGGCTGGAGCGTCTTGTCTGGGACAAACTCTGTCAGCAGTATGCCGTCGAGTCGATCGAAAAGGTCGACGGCGGGTACGCACGCGGTTACATGCACGCCCTCTCTCTGTGGCGTGAAGTGCTGGACGTTCTTGGTGTGCTTCGATCACGTGGAATGGTGATCGTTCTGATCGCTCATTCCAAAGTAGAGCGTTTCGAGGATCCTGAATCCTCGCCATACGACCGCTACTCGCCGCGTCTTCACAAGCATGCCGCGGCCCTGATCAAGGAATGGTGCGACGCCGTTCTGTTCGCGACTCGCAAGATGCGAACGCAATCCGAAGACGGCGGTTTTAACCGCAAGCGCACCATCGCTCATGCGATTGGCAAAGACGGTGGCGAGCGTGTCGTGCGTGCCTATGGATCGCCGACCTGCGTCGCCAAGAACCGCTACGGCATCCGCGAAGAACTGCCGCTTTCGTGGACGGCGTTCATCAACGCCATGTCGGCCAACTGA
- a CDS encoding sigma factor codes for MASTIEEIHPELFAYAMDMTERVASLVMFRPEFKGNVQKEDLRQEFLLHVLEHVDQFDPQRGDHDVFVNMLIRNCIAKLIRETNRMKSRPPAGMGMESTDEVVETVDGTHEEMFRSLGIDDKDRRTLGETNDVFELMDMTEGVEHLIRTLPRGYRTIARRLMTCSRAEAGRELGISRRRMAAAVEVIRDHFGQADWLEN; via the coding sequence ATGGCTTCGACCATCGAAGAAATTCATCCGGAACTTTTCGCCTATGCCATGGACATGACCGAGCGAGTTGCCTCGCTGGTGATGTTTCGGCCCGAGTTTAAAGGCAACGTGCAGAAAGAAGATCTGCGGCAGGAGTTCTTGCTGCATGTTTTGGAACATGTTGACCAGTTCGATCCGCAACGTGGCGACCACGACGTTTTCGTGAACATGCTGATCCGCAACTGCATCGCCAAACTGATCCGGGAAACCAATCGGATGAAATCCCGTCCGCCAGCCGGCATGGGAATGGAGTCCACCGACGAGGTCGTGGAGACCGTCGATGGAACGCATGAAGAAATGTTTCGATCGCTGGGGATCGACGACAAAGATCGTCGGACGCTTGGTGAAACGAATGACGTGTTCGAGTTGATGGACATGACCGAGGGCGTCGAGCATTTGATCCGCACGTTGCCGCGGGGCTACCGCACGATCGCTCGCCGGTTGATGACTTGTTCGCGGGCTGAAGCAGGGCGCGAACTCGGCATCTCTCGTCGCCGGATGGCGGCTGCTGTCGAGGTGATTCGCGACCACTTTGGTCAAGCGGACTGGCTCGAAAACTAA
- a CDS encoding recombinase family protein produces the protein MIAKNTTSTPVIRCAIYTRKSTEEGLDQEFNSLDAQRAAAESFIRSQIEEGWVANEERYDDGGFSGGNIERPAFKRLLADIEDGKIDCVVVYKVDRLSRSLMDFSRVMETFDKYGVSFVSVTQQFNTTHSMGRLTLNILLSFAQFEREIIGERIRDKLAANCRRGQWTGGYPVLGYDVDRTERPPKLVVNAEEAVQVRRIFTLYLELKSLMAVATELEKLGWRNKVWTTKKGDAKGGREFDNGSVHALLTNPIYIGRIKHKSETFAGQHDAIVDDLIFERVQSQLRANHNNRSSRLPTKSGGLLKGIIRCPQCNLAMVHNINRRKTKSYRYYTCVGAIKRGRKSCEHPSLPAGEIERAVVEQVACIARDADLRGEVVRQSHEAVKLQRAEYETQRQQLTRQLSRDHAEVRRLSVASTINSVTTLRLAELHERIERSERQLRVANKRLEEIDSGLLNEADVDNAFADFDGLWSTLSIREQAELLQLLVAKVEFDQSDCTIEISYHASGIAALESLNAESETVI, from the coding sequence ATGATTGCCAAGAACACAACATCGACGCCGGTGATTCGCTGTGCGATCTACACTCGCAAATCGACCGAAGAAGGACTCGACCAGGAATTCAATTCACTCGACGCCCAACGTGCCGCCGCTGAATCCTTCATTCGCAGCCAGATCGAAGAAGGATGGGTTGCGAATGAGGAACGATACGACGATGGCGGATTCTCCGGCGGCAACATCGAACGGCCCGCCTTCAAACGACTGCTGGCGGACATCGAAGACGGCAAGATCGACTGTGTGGTCGTCTACAAAGTCGATCGACTCAGCCGTTCGTTGATGGATTTTTCACGGGTGATGGAAACGTTCGACAAGTACGGCGTGTCCTTCGTTTCAGTGACGCAGCAATTCAACACCACGCATTCGATGGGGCGACTGACGCTGAATATCCTGCTCTCGTTCGCCCAATTTGAACGAGAAATCATTGGCGAACGCATCCGCGACAAGCTGGCGGCCAATTGCCGGCGTGGGCAATGGACCGGCGGCTATCCCGTCCTTGGCTACGACGTCGACCGAACCGAGCGACCGCCGAAGTTGGTCGTCAACGCGGAGGAAGCGGTTCAGGTGCGGCGGATCTTTACGCTGTATCTGGAATTGAAATCGCTGATGGCCGTCGCCACGGAACTCGAAAAGCTCGGCTGGCGGAACAAAGTCTGGACGACCAAGAAGGGTGATGCGAAAGGCGGACGCGAGTTTGACAACGGCAGCGTTCATGCTTTGTTAACCAACCCGATCTACATCGGTCGCATAAAACACAAGTCAGAAACGTTCGCCGGCCAGCATGACGCGATCGTCGACGACTTGATCTTTGAACGAGTCCAATCGCAACTGCGAGCCAATCACAACAACCGATCGAGCCGACTGCCGACGAAGAGCGGCGGGTTGCTCAAAGGCATCATCCGGTGTCCGCAATGCAACTTGGCGATGGTTCACAACATCAACCGCCGCAAGACCAAGAGTTACCGCTACTACACCTGCGTCGGAGCTATCAAACGGGGGCGCAAGTCATGCGAGCATCCGTCACTGCCGGCGGGTGAGATTGAACGTGCGGTGGTTGAACAGGTTGCCTGCATCGCACGCGACGCGGACCTTCGCGGCGAAGTGGTCCGGCAATCGCACGAAGCGGTCAAGCTGCAGCGGGCGGAGTACGAGACGCAGCGGCAACAACTGACACGGCAACTCTCACGCGACCATGCCGAGGTACGACGACTGTCGGTGGCCAGCACAATCAATTCCGTCACGACATTACGACTGGCTGAACTACACGAGCGCATCGAGCGATCCGAACGACAACTTCGCGTTGCCAACAAACGTCTGGAAGAGATTGACAGCGGGTTGCTCAACGAAGCCGATGTCGACAACGCGTTCGCGGACTTCGATGGGCTTTGGTCAACACTCTCGATCCGCGAGCAAGCGGAACTGTTGCAGTTGCTTGTCGCGAAGGTGGAGTTCGACCAGAGCGATTGCACGATTGAAATTTCGTATCACGCCAGCGGCATCGCGGCGCTGGAATCCTTGAACGCTGAATCGGAGACCGTCATTTGA
- a CDS encoding DUF2924 domain-containing protein: protein MTPKIAAEVARLPDMTVNDLVGRYEQVYREECRSRNKQYLIRRIAWKLQANDEGGVTSEMIAKAEGLAADAQTRVTAPRDNRNVQVTVTPPNAFVDWDPRLPPPGQMLERQYKGQMIRVAVLQEGFEYEGQRFRSLTAVAKAVTGSHCNGFLFFRLGRRES, encoded by the coding sequence ATGACACCGAAGATCGCAGCCGAGGTCGCTCGGCTTCCCGACATGACGGTCAATGATTTGGTCGGCCGATACGAACAGGTCTATCGCGAAGAATGTCGCAGCCGCAACAAGCAATATCTGATCCGGCGGATCGCTTGGAAGTTGCAAGCGAACGACGAAGGCGGCGTGACGTCGGAGATGATCGCAAAAGCGGAAGGCTTGGCCGCCGACGCTCAGACGCGAGTCACCGCGCCGCGGGACAACCGCAATGTTCAAGTCACGGTGACGCCGCCGAATGCTTTCGTTGATTGGGATCCGCGATTGCCACCGCCTGGCCAAATGTTGGAACGGCAATACAAGGGCCAGATGATCCGGGTCGCTGTTTTGCAAGAAGGTTTTGAATACGAAGGTCAGCGGTTTCGTTCGTTGACCGCGGTTGCCAAGGCGGTCACAGGATCGCACTGCAACGGGTTTCTGTTTTTTCGACTCGGGAGGCGTGAATCATGA
- a CDS encoding sulfatase-like hydrolase/transferase, translating to MNSILPSCRRLHSKVLWVIGLVTFLGLAELPTVQGQTRPNVLLILTDDHGALDAGCYGSDDLKTPNIDRVAREGVRFTNAFAHTVCCPARAMLMTGRHPQRGDVGSWTQGGNSPQPTGRNLLLSETTIAEAFQRAGYATALFGKWHLGGAQTHGPSRQGFDEFFGIRGGFIDNYNHYGLHGKGHHDLFEKTTEVWREGEYFMDMVTDRSIEFVRSHQAEPFFLYYPMNLPHYPEQSIEPYASDFADLDPARQSYARILASTDHYIGRMLDALDELKLANNTIVVIAGDNGYSSEDYQITVDGHASGHPKGFNYGPNAGGGNTGKWRGSKGSFLEGGLRVPMLVRYPGTIPAGEVRDQTITLMDWFPTVAGYAGVDTSEIEFDGQDLRPVIAKDAASNHYETMHWHWQNSWTVRQGDWKLIVNGTTGLNGGGKNRIDNTLPAVFLGNLSDDAPEQVNHADSRPEIVAKFTAMHAQWASDVAPPPAEAWQEK from the coding sequence ATGAATTCAATACTGCCTTCCTGTCGACGTTTACACTCAAAAGTTCTATGGGTGATTGGCTTGGTCACGTTCTTGGGGTTAGCTGAACTGCCAACGGTCCAGGGCCAGACTCGTCCAAACGTGTTATTGATTTTGACGGACGATCACGGTGCTTTGGATGCTGGCTGCTACGGCTCGGACGACCTTAAGACTCCTAATATCGACCGAGTTGCTCGCGAGGGCGTTCGATTTACTAACGCTTTTGCGCATACCGTTTGCTGTCCCGCTCGAGCGATGCTGATGACAGGACGGCATCCGCAACGTGGTGACGTCGGATCGTGGACGCAAGGTGGGAACTCACCGCAACCTACCGGTCGAAACTTATTGCTCAGCGAAACGACGATCGCCGAAGCGTTCCAGCGAGCTGGCTACGCGACTGCCCTGTTTGGAAAGTGGCATCTCGGCGGCGCGCAAACCCACGGTCCTTCTCGGCAAGGCTTTGATGAGTTCTTTGGCATCCGCGGCGGTTTCATTGACAATTACAACCACTACGGTTTGCACGGCAAGGGACACCACGACCTCTTCGAAAAGACGACCGAAGTATGGCGTGAAGGAGAGTACTTCATGGACATGGTCACGGATCGCTCTATCGAATTTGTGAGGTCTCACCAAGCCGAACCGTTCTTTCTCTACTATCCGATGAACCTCCCGCATTACCCCGAACAGTCGATTGAACCGTACGCGAGTGACTTTGCTGATCTGGATCCCGCCAGACAATCTTATGCGAGGATTCTTGCTTCGACTGATCACTACATCGGACGCATGCTTGACGCACTCGATGAGCTGAAGCTTGCCAACAACACGATCGTCGTTATCGCGGGTGACAATGGTTATTCTTCCGAGGACTATCAAATCACAGTCGACGGTCACGCCAGCGGACATCCTAAAGGTTTCAACTATGGACCCAATGCGGGCGGAGGCAACACGGGGAAGTGGCGTGGATCCAAAGGCAGTTTTCTTGAAGGAGGCCTGCGTGTTCCAATGCTCGTTCGCTATCCCGGAACCATTCCCGCGGGCGAAGTTCGAGATCAAACGATCACGCTGATGGATTGGTTCCCAACCGTTGCCGGTTACGCTGGCGTTGACACATCGGAAATCGAGTTTGATGGTCAAGATCTACGGCCAGTGATCGCGAAAGATGCAGCGTCGAATCATTACGAAACGATGCACTGGCACTGGCAAAACAGTTGGACCGTGCGACAAGGTGATTGGAAGTTGATTGTCAACGGAACGACGGGGCTCAATGGCGGTGGAAAGAACCGGATCGACAATACGCTTCCCGCAGTCTTTCTGGGCAACCTGAGCGACGATGCACCTGAGCAAGTCAACCATGCGGACTCGCGTCCCGAAATTGTTGCCAAGTTCACCGCGATGCACGCGCAATGGGCGAGCGACGTCGCACCACCGCCCGCCGAAGCGTGGCAGGAAAAGTAG
- a CDS encoding DUF1559 domain-containing protein, producing MSRNRQRTSGFTLVELLVVIAIIGVLVGLLLPAVQAAREAARRMSCSNNFKQIGIGLHNYHAAFKQIPTQQSGPALIGSWEFANDVNVNNMKNSFLVGLLPFVEQQGLWERISNPDNQGANGAPPTPNPFPAYGPSHDTDPNAGGTTGGGGRNYVPWLTEIPMFRCPSDPGSGLPAQGRTNYGANMGDAIHRLNAGTVTGPYYTYVDNNGRMQDARASCRGFFVARTESKFRDIIDGLSNTIAAGEIVTDIGDRDIRTNAALFTDLNGATPDLGSWKNQVNLERPRFWSDGVAPNPAVPDLCGQGNWTDRYGRGYMWAAGGCYHSGIQTIRPPNSACTLWSSNASSWHAGYREGVCPPGSRHQGGAHVMMGDGAVVFMTDSVDTGELDSGTVPVRRGNVAPQPVPGSKSPYGLWGALGTRASRETIEEQLNQ from the coding sequence ATGTCTCGAAATCGTCAACGGACCTCCGGTTTCACCTTGGTGGAATTGCTGGTGGTCATCGCAATTATTGGAGTCCTAGTCGGGTTGCTCCTGCCGGCCGTTCAGGCGGCACGCGAAGCCGCTCGCCGAATGAGCTGTAGCAACAACTTTAAGCAGATCGGAATTGGCCTGCACAACTACCACGCAGCGTTTAAGCAAATTCCGACTCAGCAATCCGGCCCCGCTTTGATCGGGTCTTGGGAGTTCGCGAACGACGTTAACGTCAACAACATGAAGAACAGCTTCCTTGTTGGCTTGCTTCCGTTCGTCGAGCAACAGGGGCTTTGGGAGCGAATCTCGAATCCCGACAACCAAGGTGCTAATGGTGCTCCGCCAACTCCAAACCCATTCCCAGCTTACGGCCCGTCCCATGACACGGATCCCAATGCCGGCGGAACGACGGGCGGTGGCGGGCGAAACTATGTGCCTTGGCTAACCGAGATTCCAATGTTCCGCTGCCCAAGCGATCCCGGTTCGGGATTGCCTGCTCAAGGCCGTACCAATTACGGGGCCAACATGGGCGATGCAATTCACCGACTTAATGCTGGAACCGTGACCGGCCCCTACTATACATACGTCGACAACAACGGACGTATGCAGGACGCTCGCGCCTCATGCCGTGGTTTCTTCGTCGCTCGAACCGAGTCGAAGTTCCGCGACATCATCGATGGTCTGTCCAACACAATTGCTGCGGGTGAGATTGTCACCGACATCGGTGATCGCGACATCCGTACAAATGCGGCTCTCTTCACGGACCTTAATGGTGCGACACCGGACCTGGGATCTTGGAAAAACCAAGTCAATCTGGAACGTCCAAGGTTCTGGAGTGACGGTGTTGCACCGAACCCGGCTGTGCCAGATCTTTGCGGCCAAGGCAACTGGACCGATCGTTACGGCCGCGGTTACATGTGGGCCGCTGGCGGTTGTTACCACAGTGGAATACAGACGATTCGTCCACCGAACTCAGCTTGTACGCTTTGGAGCTCAAATGCTTCGTCTTGGCACGCCGGATACCGCGAAGGCGTCTGCCCTCCCGGAAGTCGTCACCAAGGTGGTGCTCACGTGATGATGGGTGACGGAGCCGTTGTCTTCATGACGGATTCGGTCGACACTGGCGAACTGGATTCGGGAACGGTTCCTGTCCGAAGAGGAAACGTTGCTCCTCAACCAGTGCCTGGATCGAAGAGCCCGTATGGTCTTTGGGGTGCATTGGGTACTCGTGCTAGCCGTGAAACCATCGAAGAACAACTGAACCAGTAG
- the ppnP gene encoding pyrimidine/purine nucleoside phosphorylase encodes MQVNEYFDGKVKSIGFENNEGRATAGVMAAGDYEFGTSENELMKIVSGELSAKLPGDDKFATYVAGQEFSVPANVKFQVSVKQPTAYLCFYS; translated from the coding sequence ATGCAGGTAAACGAGTACTTCGACGGTAAGGTCAAGTCGATCGGTTTTGAGAACAATGAAGGCCGCGCGACCGCGGGCGTGATGGCCGCGGGTGACTATGAGTTCGGCACATCCGAGAACGAGCTAATGAAGATCGTTTCGGGCGAACTGTCAGCCAAGCTCCCGGGCGACGATAAGTTCGCGACATACGTTGCTGGCCAAGAGTTCAGCGTTCCTGCCAATGTGAAATTCCAAGTGAGCGTGAAGCAGCCAACCGCCTACCTTTGCTTTTACTCCTAG
- a CDS encoding 6-pyruvoyl trahydropterin synthase family protein, producing the protein MSLQPTFRVDVTKEQFIFSAAHFITFATDICERLHGHNYGVRASVEGPLDENRYVVDFIALRDAVLEETQALDHHVVLPRDHAEIKITSDEKETTATFRDRRWIFPNEDCVILPVINTTAEEMARVIAERVIERTKDKFGNAITWIEIAVDENQGQWGVCRMPWPQV; encoded by the coding sequence ATGTCTCTGCAACCCACTTTCCGAGTCGATGTAACCAAAGAGCAATTCATCTTCTCGGCGGCTCACTTCATCACCTTCGCAACCGATATCTGCGAACGTCTGCACGGTCACAACTACGGAGTACGTGCCAGTGTCGAAGGCCCACTTGATGAAAACCGCTACGTCGTCGACTTCATCGCGTTGCGCGATGCCGTTCTGGAAGAGACTCAGGCTCTCGATCACCACGTGGTGTTGCCACGCGACCACGCTGAAATCAAGATCACCAGTGACGAAAAGGAAACGACTGCGACGTTTCGAGATCGTCGGTGGATCTTTCCCAACGAAGATTGTGTGATTCTGCCTGTCATCAACACCACAGCAGAAGAAATGGCTCGCGTGATCGCCGAACGAGTGATCGAGCGTACCAAAGATAAGTTTGGAAACGCGATCACATGGATCGAGATCGCTGTCGACGAAAATCAAGGCCAATGGGGCGTCTGCCGCATGCCATGGCCTCAGGTGTAA
- a CDS encoding triphosphoribosyl-dephospho-CoA synthase: MPDPLQTIRDQVHSAQDAIRWACVLEASSPKAGNVHPSQSFDDLSFQDFVQAAQVTADRLPGKVVGLSDRMLDCVRQCRSRTGTNVNLGIVLLLGPLCVADATDSGSVTRILASLDGNDGANLFAAISEAGAGGLDRVDSLDVNDTKEPVDIVAAMKLAADRDRVALQYATNYQDLLDNVVPLVVASVKECGDVLAGIARAHVRLLAEAPDSLIARKNGAEVAHAVQQRARSVNVHDATSVAEFDCYLRTDGNRLNPGTTADLIAAALFVLLNPEPSLP; encoded by the coding sequence ATGCCAGATCCTTTGCAAACAATTCGCGACCAAGTGCATTCTGCCCAGGATGCCATTCGTTGGGCATGCGTGCTGGAAGCATCCTCACCGAAAGCGGGCAACGTTCATCCGAGTCAATCGTTTGACGACCTGAGTTTTCAAGATTTCGTTCAAGCGGCCCAAGTCACCGCCGATCGACTGCCTGGCAAAGTGGTCGGACTGAGCGATCGAATGCTCGACTGCGTTCGACAATGCCGATCTAGAACTGGGACCAACGTCAATCTCGGGATCGTTCTCTTGTTGGGGCCTCTCTGTGTCGCGGACGCCACGGACAGCGGTTCGGTGACAAGGATTCTTGCCTCTCTGGACGGCAATGATGGAGCGAACCTGTTTGCGGCCATCAGTGAAGCGGGAGCAGGCGGCCTCGATCGAGTTGATTCGTTGGACGTCAACGACACCAAAGAACCCGTCGACATCGTCGCCGCGATGAAACTGGCGGCGGATCGTGATCGCGTTGCGTTGCAGTACGCGACGAATTACCAAGACTTGCTAGACAATGTTGTGCCGTTGGTAGTTGCCTCGGTTAAAGAATGCGGCGATGTCCTAGCGGGAATCGCTCGGGCTCACGTAAGGCTACTCGCGGAAGCACCGGACTCTTTGATCGCACGAAAGAATGGCGCGGAGGTCGCCCATGCAGTACAACAAAGAGCCAGGTCGGTGAACGTCCACGATGCCACCAGTGTCGCCGAGTTTGACTGTTACCTTCGCACTGATGGCAATCGGCTTAACCCTGGCACGACCGCTGACCTCATTGCTGCAGCCTTGTTCGTGTTGTTAAATCCAGAACCTTCTTTACCTTAA
- a CDS encoding alpha/beta fold hydrolase codes for MTATYSTIAQRLLPYPSKEFPVAGSVMRYLDEGNADANETILCVHGNPTWSFYYRKVIDRFSPDRRVIAVDHLGCGRSDKPARDEFAYTMAAHRDNLVSLIDNLDLRNVTLLAHDWGGAIGLSSLVERRDRFSRIMLLNTGAFPPPYVPVRISACRWPLVGTPMVRGLNAFAKSAVTMAMSRNRMSNEVAEGLLAPYDNWKNRVAIDAFVRDIPTRDDHPTMPTLRKLNDDLPSLASMPSLLVWGMKDWCFRPECLRRFQAVWPNATTVEIADAGHYVIEDAPDETLDAIDQFLSSH; via the coding sequence ATGACTGCTACTTACTCCACGATCGCTCAACGGTTGCTGCCGTACCCTTCGAAAGAGTTCCCGGTTGCCGGTTCGGTGATGCGGTACTTGGATGAAGGCAACGCCGACGCCAACGAAACGATTCTTTGCGTTCACGGAAACCCAACGTGGAGCTTCTACTATCGCAAAGTGATTGATCGGTTTTCGCCCGATCGACGCGTGATTGCGGTGGACCACTTGGGATGTGGGCGTAGTGACAAACCCGCTCGTGATGAGTTCGCTTACACGATGGCAGCCCATCGGGACAACCTCGTCAGCTTGATCGACAATCTCGATCTGCGGAATGTGACGTTGTTGGCTCACGATTGGGGAGGAGCGATTGGACTGTCATCGCTCGTCGAACGGCGAGATCGATTCTCGCGAATCATGCTGCTTAATACGGGAGCGTTTCCACCGCCGTACGTTCCCGTTCGGATTTCCGCGTGTCGCTGGCCGCTCGTCGGGACTCCGATGGTGCGAGGTTTGAATGCGTTCGCGAAGTCCGCCGTCACGATGGCGATGTCGCGCAACCGCATGTCGAATGAGGTAGCCGAAGGCTTGTTGGCTCCTTACGACAACTGGAAAAACCGTGTGGCGATCGATGCCTTCGTTCGCGACATCCCCACCCGTGACGATCATCCAACGATGCCAACGCTGAGGAAGCTCAATGACGATCTTCCTTCATTAGCGTCGATGCCTAGTCTGTTGGTCTGGGGCATGAAAGATTGGTGCTTCCGGCCAGAATGTCTGCGTCGGTTCCAAGCCGTGTGGCCAAATGCGACCACCGTGGAGATTGCCGACGCGGGCCACTACGTTATCGAAGACGCGCCTGACGAAACTCTCGACGCGATCGATCAGTTTCTCTCATCGCACTGA
- a CDS encoding 4a-hydroxytetrahydrobiopterin dehydratase — protein sequence MTTSCDVLRQKKCVPCEGGVPTIQPDQAAAMMEAVPEWTLDDSAKMISRKINAGNFVKAVALIDRIAELAESEGHHPDLHLTGYRNLRIDLTTHAIGGLSENDFIVAAKVDALIG from the coding sequence ATGACTACTTCCTGCGATGTTCTTCGTCAAAAAAAATGTGTTCCCTGCGAGGGTGGTGTTCCGACGATCCAGCCCGATCAAGCCGCTGCGATGATGGAGGCGGTTCCGGAATGGACGCTCGATGATTCAGCCAAAATGATCTCGCGAAAGATCAACGCAGGCAACTTTGTTAAAGCTGTCGCCTTGATTGATCGAATTGCAGAGCTGGCTGAATCCGAAGGTCACCATCCCGATTTGCACCTGACTGGGTATCGGAACCTGCGGATCGATCTGACCACCCACGCAATCGGCGGACTTAGTGAGAACGACTTTATCGTCGCTGCTAAGGTCGATGCGCTCATCGGCTAG
- a CDS encoding D-2-hydroxyacid dehydrogenase: MRIVLCYPVLDRHIAQIQAAAPDAEIVDAGQERIDELLPSADVFIGHAKVPVDWDRVLAAGNLKWIQSSAAGLDHCLVPGVIDSDIVVSSASGLFAPQVAEQTFALLFGVLRRLPLFFRAEATRDFTRLPTDDLRGKTVGIVGLGGNGRVIAKMLAPWETRLIATDYFPVDKPNEIDQLWSSDQLPRLLAESDIVILTLPLNSQTEGLFDEACIAQMKPGSYLINVARGAVVVESALTAALASGHLQGVGLDVTEVEPLSPDSLLWDDERVIITPHVGAQSYRRVDDSTDLACINLKRYLKGESPYNLVDKKLGFPHPSVAYRGESQ, from the coding sequence GTGCGTATTGTTTTGTGCTATCCCGTTCTCGATCGACACATCGCGCAGATCCAAGCCGCTGCGCCAGACGCAGAGATTGTCGACGCAGGACAGGAACGTATCGATGAACTGCTGCCATCAGCAGACGTTTTCATTGGGCATGCGAAAGTTCCCGTTGACTGGGACCGAGTCTTGGCTGCTGGTAATTTGAAATGGATTCAATCATCGGCAGCGGGCCTCGACCACTGCCTAGTACCTGGCGTGATTGATTCAGACATTGTCGTTAGCAGTGCGTCAGGCTTATTCGCACCTCAGGTAGCCGAACAAACCTTTGCTCTGCTCTTCGGAGTGCTTCGACGATTACCATTATTTTTTCGTGCCGAGGCAACGCGAGATTTCACACGACTTCCAACCGACGACCTTCGAGGCAAGACAGTCGGGATCGTGGGATTAGGCGGTAACGGACGCGTGATCGCGAAGATGCTTGCTCCGTGGGAAACTCGTCTAATCGCGACGGACTATTTCCCAGTGGACAAGCCAAACGAGATCGATCAGCTCTGGTCGTCCGATCAGCTTCCCCGCTTGCTAGCCGAAAGCGACATTGTGATTTTGACCTTGCCGCTCAACTCACAAACGGAAGGTCTCTTCGATGAAGCGTGCATCGCGCAAATGAAACCCGGAAGCTACTTGATTAATGTCGCCCGCGGTGCAGTCGTCGTGGAGTCAGCCCTAACCGCAGCGCTGGCTAGCGGTCACTTGCAAGGCGTCGGTTTAGACGTGACCGAGGTAGAACCGCTATCGCCCGATAGTTTGTTGTGGGATGACGAACGAGTGATTATCACACCGCATGTGGGAGCCCAATCCTATCGCCGTGTCGACGACAGCACGGATTTGGCTTGCATCAATTTGAAACGCTATCTTAAGGGCGAGAGTCCGTATAATTTGGTCGACAAGAAGTTGGGCTTCCCGCATCCCTCGGTGGCCTATCGCGGAGAATCACAGTGA